One genomic window of Actinoplanes lobatus includes the following:
- a CDS encoding ATP-binding protein, translated as MQPRTVLAVLAELAPAAAERILDVTRGSQPMVWLEIAEKAPREKTVERLAALDALHREERILHRGWGFLAGRAEIEGKPRKVRLPLLSQPVRLERSMLGYRVVPAGDVEVTPLVADPELAAAFEAAPGLAAPGWLEAVGSGAWLRSVADATGFTVGETIGPKQRIPREGLVLVGAAALFVVRDVFGGGLADSLRSWAGRDLSATALAAVYGESGNGESGDGATGDGATGDGATGTDHEPVLSPLPLTGPQERVVIRARSEPVTVVSGPPGSGKSHTVVAAALEVVDRGGSVLVATQSPHAAEVLAGLLARYPGSPPVLFGDAGGRAGLEAELAAGADQGVEAGVIRSGQARVRAAHAAVRMRRSGIVSALDIERVAATLPDHQPRLPELSADVPGAFTEALDRIRALLAVEPGAGWWSRRRARSARRKAFRLLGAAGSVPEEIVSEALAAAAAQRAAAHLAATGGTDLTTRWAALHDAERELREVVGQTMRDRARSAERWNRDARRAAGALAAALRAGRNRRRELLARMEAAPLVRALPLWIGTVADVEDLLPPEPGLFDLVVIDEASHVDQIRAAPVLARARRALIVGDPRQLRFVSFVSDVDVTQVLAAHDCDERLDVRRVSTYDLATAAAPVTWLAEHHRSVPHLIDFPARRFYGGRVSVMTRTPLADATDAIDVLHVPGEPLVKGVNEAEVAAALATVQRLAAAGHRGIGVISPFRVQAEALEAALLKALPVERIEELRLRVGTVHAFQGSEADAVVVSLALLDGDAPSRRRFVTDPPLFNVMVTRARRKLVVLTSLTGPPGLLGDYLRHAEGPREVGPGAEPSGWAADLAAELKRLDVEVRPGYPVGPWTIDLCVGDVGVLCAVHPDGPGTHLERQGALHRAGWHLIDAFPSRWHGDVRRAALEIAVLAGAGQAAGAGR; from the coding sequence ATGCAGCCGCGGACCGTACTCGCCGTGCTCGCCGAGTTGGCCCCGGCCGCCGCCGAGCGCATCCTGGACGTCACCCGGGGCTCGCAGCCGATGGTGTGGCTGGAGATCGCGGAGAAGGCGCCGCGGGAGAAGACGGTCGAGCGTCTCGCCGCCCTCGACGCGTTGCACCGCGAGGAGCGCATCCTCCACCGGGGCTGGGGCTTCCTCGCCGGCCGCGCCGAGATCGAGGGCAAGCCTCGCAAGGTCCGGTTGCCGTTGCTCAGCCAGCCGGTGCGCCTGGAACGGTCCATGCTCGGCTACCGGGTCGTTCCGGCCGGCGACGTCGAGGTGACCCCGCTGGTCGCCGACCCTGAGCTGGCCGCCGCGTTCGAGGCCGCGCCCGGCCTGGCCGCACCGGGCTGGCTGGAGGCGGTCGGCAGCGGCGCGTGGCTGAGATCGGTCGCCGACGCGACCGGCTTCACCGTCGGCGAGACGATCGGCCCGAAGCAGCGGATCCCGCGGGAGGGTCTGGTCCTGGTCGGGGCCGCGGCGCTCTTCGTGGTCCGGGACGTGTTCGGCGGCGGCCTCGCCGACAGCCTGCGCAGTTGGGCCGGGCGTGACCTCTCGGCGACCGCGCTCGCCGCGGTCTACGGCGAGTCCGGCAACGGCGAGTCCGGCGACGGTGCGACCGGCGACGGTGCGACCGGCGACGGTGCGACCGGAACCGACCACGAACCGGTCCTGTCGCCGCTGCCGCTGACCGGGCCACAGGAACGAGTGGTGATCCGGGCCCGATCAGAACCGGTCACAGTGGTCTCCGGACCGCCGGGCAGCGGCAAGAGCCACACGGTGGTCGCGGCCGCGTTGGAGGTGGTCGACCGGGGCGGATCGGTGCTGGTGGCGACCCAGTCCCCGCACGCCGCCGAGGTCCTCGCGGGCCTGCTGGCCCGCTATCCGGGCTCGCCGCCGGTCCTCTTCGGCGACGCGGGCGGCCGAGCCGGGCTGGAGGCCGAACTCGCGGCGGGCGCGGACCAGGGGGTCGAGGCGGGCGTCATCCGTTCCGGTCAGGCGCGAGTTAGGGCCGCTCATGCAGCGGTACGAATGAGACGTTCCGGGATCGTGTCCGCGTTGGACATCGAGCGGGTCGCCGCCACGCTCCCCGATCACCAGCCGCGCCTGCCCGAACTCTCCGCCGACGTGCCCGGCGCCTTCACCGAAGCTCTCGACCGGATCCGGGCGCTGCTGGCCGTCGAGCCGGGCGCCGGGTGGTGGTCCCGGCGCCGCGCCCGGTCGGCCCGGCGCAAGGCGTTCCGGCTGCTCGGCGCGGCCGGTTCGGTGCCGGAGGAGATCGTCTCCGAAGCACTCGCCGCGGCCGCCGCCCAGCGTGCCGCCGCCCACCTCGCCGCCACCGGCGGTACCGACCTCACCACCCGCTGGGCCGCCCTGCACGACGCCGAGCGCGAGCTGCGCGAAGTGGTCGGCCAGACGATGCGCGACCGCGCGCGTAGCGCGGAGCGCTGGAACCGCGACGCGCGCCGCGCGGCCGGCGCCCTGGCCGCGGCGTTGCGGGCCGGCCGTAACCGCCGCCGTGAGCTGCTCGCCCGGATGGAGGCCGCCCCGCTGGTCCGCGCGCTGCCGCTGTGGATCGGCACGGTCGCCGACGTGGAGGATCTGCTCCCGCCCGAGCCCGGCCTGTTCGACCTGGTGGTGATCGACGAGGCGTCGCACGTGGACCAGATCCGGGCCGCGCCGGTGCTGGCCCGCGCCCGCCGCGCGCTGATCGTCGGCGACCCGCGGCAGCTGCGGTTCGTCTCGTTCGTCAGCGACGTCGACGTGACCCAGGTGCTCGCGGCGCACGACTGCGACGAGCGGCTGGACGTCCGCCGGGTCAGCACCTACGACCTCGCCACCGCGGCCGCCCCGGTCACCTGGCTGGCCGAGCACCACCGCAGCGTCCCGCATCTGATCGACTTCCCGGCCCGGCGCTTCTACGGCGGCCGGGTCTCGGTGATGACCCGCACCCCGCTCGCCGACGCGACGGACGCCATCGACGTGCTCCACGTCCCGGGCGAGCCCCTGGTCAAGGGCGTCAACGAGGCCGAGGTGGCGGCCGCCCTGGCCACCGTCCAGCGGCTGGCGGCGGCCGGTCACCGGGGGATCGGGGTGATCAGCCCATTCCGCGTTCAGGCCGAGGCCCTGGAAGCGGCCCTGCTCAAGGCGTTGCCCGTGGAGCGAATCGAGGAGCTGCGGCTGCGGGTCGGCACGGTGCACGCGTTCCAGGGCAGCGAGGCGGACGCGGTGGTGGTCTCCCTGGCCCTGCTCGACGGGGACGCACCGAGCCGTCGCCGCTTCGTCACCGACCCGCCCCTGTTCAACGTCATGGTCACCCGGGCCCGCCGCAAGCTGGTCGTGCTCACGTCCCTGACCGGCCCGCCCGGTCTCCTCGGCGACTATCTACGGCACGCCGAAGGGCCGCGTGAGGTCGGCCCCGGCGCCGAGCCGTCGGGCTGGGCCGCGGATCTGGCCGCCGAGTTGAAGCGGCTCGACGTCGAGGTGCGACCGGGATACCCGGTCGGCCCGTGGACCATCGACCTCTGCGTGGGGGACGTCGGCGTCCTCTGCGCCGTGCACCCGGACGGACCCGGCACCCACCTGGAACGCCAGGGCGCCCTGCACCGGGCGGGCTGGCACCTGATCGACGCCTTCCCGAGCCGCTGGCACGGTGACGTCCGCCGCGCCGCCCTGGAAATCGCGGTCCTGGCCGGCGCCGGTCAGGCGGCCGGCGCCGGACGATGA
- a CDS encoding lysylphosphatidylglycerol synthase transmembrane domain-containing protein, producing MTVATASVKRRRVAAGALVVLFGVELVVAWPSLTAALSRLESPHPGWVALALLAELAAMASYARMQRRLLRSAGVDAPLHRHVALAYAAHSLSVTLPGGPAFSTRLNYQQMRRFGATPAVASWCIALSGILSAGALASVTAVSVLAADRTPDWATLAAFALAAALLTLGARWSTRRPGTVARLLAPVNRLLHRPADRGLDRLTGFAAQLRAARLTPAHGAAAAAFAVLNWLLDAAALWLCLHAVSGGTPISVAHLLLTFCAGYAAATITIVPGGLGVIDSALILGLVTGGVATGTAIAAVVLYRLISFGFIIGAGWIAWFLIRDR from the coding sequence ATGACCGTCGCTACCGCGTCCGTGAAACGACGCCGGGTCGCGGCCGGGGCGCTGGTGGTCCTGTTCGGCGTCGAACTGGTGGTGGCCTGGCCGTCGCTGACCGCGGCGCTGAGCCGGCTGGAGTCGCCGCATCCCGGCTGGGTGGCCCTCGCGCTGCTCGCCGAACTCGCCGCCATGGCCAGTTACGCCCGCATGCAGCGCCGGCTGCTGCGCTCCGCCGGGGTCGACGCGCCGCTGCACCGGCACGTGGCCCTCGCCTACGCCGCCCACTCGCTCAGCGTCACCCTGCCCGGCGGCCCGGCCTTCTCCACCCGGCTCAACTATCAGCAGATGCGCCGGTTCGGGGCCACCCCGGCAGTCGCGTCCTGGTGCATCGCCCTGTCCGGCATCCTCTCCGCCGGGGCGCTCGCCTCGGTGACGGCGGTGAGTGTCCTCGCCGCCGACCGGACCCCGGACTGGGCGACACTCGCCGCCTTCGCCCTGGCCGCCGCGCTGCTCACCCTCGGCGCCCGGTGGTCCACCCGCCGCCCCGGGACGGTCGCCCGCCTACTGGCCCCGGTCAACCGGTTGCTGCACCGTCCCGCCGACCGAGGCCTGGACCGGCTCACCGGTTTCGCCGCCCAGCTCCGCGCCGCCCGCCTCACGCCCGCTCACGGTGCCGCGGCCGCGGCGTTCGCCGTACTCAACTGGCTTCTCGACGCCGCGGCGCTGTGGCTCTGCCTCCACGCGGTCAGCGGTGGCACACCGATCAGCGTGGCCCACCTGCTGCTGACGTTCTGCGCCGGCTACGCTGCCGCCACCATCACGATCGTCCCCGGCGGCCTGGGCGTCATCGACAGCGCCCTGATCCTCGGCCTGGTCACCGGCGGCGTAGCCACCGGCACGGCGATCGCCGCCGTCGTCCTCTACCGCCTGATCAGCTTCGGCTTCATCATCGGCGCCGGCTGGATCGCCTGGTTCCTGATCCGCGACCGCTGA
- a CDS encoding WapI family immunity protein, with the protein MRLESLNGLFVDIAVTGYQFASGQSRSEQVDWDANWLMIRGKVWDGTQSWEFHDPCMTTWEARELATWLRGLSKASPATVTAADPSELRLWLTEPNLMFALNGAAQGIATLGVYFEAESRPPNGSNDDDEGLGHRVRLTIPQADITAAVTDWEQEITQFPIR; encoded by the coding sequence GTGAGACTCGAGTCCTTGAACGGCCTATTTGTGGACATCGCGGTGACCGGCTACCAGTTCGCAAGCGGCCAATCGCGGTCCGAGCAGGTCGATTGGGACGCCAACTGGCTAATGATTCGCGGCAAGGTCTGGGATGGCACTCAGTCGTGGGAGTTCCACGATCCGTGCATGACCACTTGGGAAGCGCGAGAACTTGCGACGTGGCTCCGCGGACTCAGCAAAGCGAGTCCAGCGACTGTCACAGCCGCTGACCCCAGCGAGCTTCGGCTCTGGCTTACCGAACCGAATCTGATGTTTGCCTTGAACGGGGCGGCCCAGGGTATAGCCACATTGGGCGTTTACTTCGAAGCGGAGTCGCGCCCGCCCAACGGCTCGAACGACGATGATGAGGGTCTTGGACATCGAGTTCGATTGACGATCCCACAGGCCGACATCACCGCAGCCGTGACCGACTGGGAGCAGGAAATCACCCAGTTCCCGATACGGTGA
- a CDS encoding serine/threonine-protein kinase: protein MSADVLQAGIRLSDRYRLHRRLGAGGMGEVWLAVDEVLQRYVAVKAMLPGLDADPDFGRRFTTEATSMARINHPAVASVHDFGHSLGVAFLVMEFVDGESLAQRLTRGRLGPEETMGLIAQVADGLQAVHAQGLVHRDIKPANLLVRPDGTVVITDFGIARHEDAGRLTVSGAILGTPTYLSPEQVRGEPAGPRSDLYSLGLVAYECLAGEKPFVGDNPYAVALQRLQSGPRTMKVRLPIPVQAVVERALAVDPKERWQSAAELASAARASVTGVAPVAAPAVRRSMLPLMLAAFAAMALVVAGLVIWGSRPDSNPAVTTTTAEEGTTQDQLPVRFTTCAGGFCPVEPMCWGGLNVSAGVPESPRRLDCSEEHVWETYAAVDVPAGGVVIDDADPLIEKSEIAVACGEEFMATRSRRPDRTSGWVREAWPIKVGEDTLLHCIARPVGGEATGTFFTSA from the coding sequence GTGTCGGCTGACGTGTTGCAGGCTGGGATCCGGCTGAGCGATCGGTACCGTCTGCATCGGCGGCTCGGCGCCGGCGGGATGGGTGAGGTGTGGCTCGCCGTCGACGAGGTGCTTCAGCGCTACGTGGCGGTGAAGGCGATGCTGCCCGGCCTGGACGCCGACCCGGATTTCGGGCGGCGCTTCACGACCGAGGCCACCTCGATGGCCCGGATCAACCATCCGGCGGTCGCCTCCGTTCACGACTTCGGCCACAGTCTCGGTGTCGCTTTCCTGGTGATGGAGTTCGTCGACGGCGAGTCGCTCGCCCAGCGGCTGACGCGCGGCCGCCTCGGGCCGGAGGAGACGATGGGCCTGATCGCGCAGGTCGCTGACGGGCTCCAGGCCGTCCACGCGCAGGGCCTGGTGCATCGCGACATCAAACCCGCGAATCTTCTGGTACGCCCGGACGGCACCGTCGTCATCACGGACTTCGGTATCGCGCGCCACGAGGACGCGGGCCGGCTGACGGTGTCCGGGGCGATCCTCGGCACCCCCACGTACCTGTCGCCGGAGCAGGTCCGGGGTGAGCCGGCCGGGCCGCGCAGCGACCTCTACTCGCTGGGCCTGGTCGCCTACGAGTGCCTGGCGGGGGAGAAGCCCTTCGTCGGCGACAACCCGTACGCCGTGGCGCTCCAGCGGCTCCAGTCCGGCCCCCGCACGATGAAGGTGCGACTGCCGATTCCGGTCCAGGCCGTGGTCGAGCGGGCGCTCGCCGTCGACCCGAAGGAGCGCTGGCAGTCGGCGGCCGAGCTGGCATCCGCGGCCCGCGCCTCGGTGACCGGTGTGGCGCCGGTGGCCGCCCCCGCCGTACGCCGCTCGATGTTGCCTTTGATGTTGGCGGCTTTCGCGGCGATGGCGCTGGTCGTCGCCGGTCTGGTCATCTGGGGTAGCCGGCCGGACTCGAACCCGGCCGTCACCACGACCACGGCCGAGGAGGGGACCACCCAGGACCAGCTGCCGGTGCGTTTCACCACGTGCGCCGGAGGTTTCTGCCCGGTGGAGCCGATGTGCTGGGGCGGGCTGAACGTCAGCGCCGGGGTGCCCGAGTCGCCCCGGCGCCTGGACTGCTCGGAGGAGCACGTCTGGGAGACGTACGCCGCGGTCGACGTCCCGGCCGGTGGCGTCGTGATCGACGACGCCGATCCGCTGATCGAGAAGTCGGAGATCGCCGTGGCCTGCGGCGAGGAGTTCATGGCGACCCGCAGCCGCCGTCCGGACCGGACCAGCGGCTGGGTGCGCGAGGCCTGGCCGATCAAGGTCGGCGAGGACACCCTGCTGCACTGCATCGCCCGTCCGGTCGGCGGCGAGGCGACCGGCACATTCTTCACGAGCGCCTGA
- a CDS encoding SDR family NAD(P)-dependent oxidoreductase, which yields MRGVALVTGSVSGIGEATARRLAADGFVVAVHSRASRDAGMALAAELGGTYHQADLGDDDAAAGLVPAVAERHGRLDVLVNNAGISWPVPHGDLAGLTPADWRKLLDVNLIAPWVLCTAALPYLQAAEGCIVNVTSHAGVRPKGSSIAYAASKAALNHVTKLLAAALGPRVRVNAVAPGLVDTPLTADWTAAQELWKSSSPMGRAARPADVADLIAMLVGHPYLTGEVILLDGGLNLR from the coding sequence ATGCGTGGGGTGGCACTGGTTACCGGGTCGGTTTCGGGGATCGGGGAGGCGACCGCGCGGCGGCTCGCGGCGGACGGGTTCGTGGTGGCGGTGCACTCGCGGGCCAGCCGGGACGCCGGGATGGCGCTGGCCGCGGAGCTGGGCGGGACGTATCACCAGGCCGACCTCGGGGACGACGACGCGGCGGCCGGGCTGGTGCCGGCGGTCGCTGAGCGGCACGGGCGGCTCGACGTGCTGGTCAACAACGCCGGGATCTCCTGGCCGGTGCCGCACGGGGACCTGGCCGGGCTGACCCCCGCCGACTGGCGCAAGCTGCTGGACGTCAACCTGATCGCCCCGTGGGTGCTGTGCACCGCGGCGCTGCCGTACCTGCAAGCCGCCGAGGGCTGCATCGTCAACGTGACCAGCCACGCGGGAGTCCGGCCCAAGGGCAGTTCGATCGCGTACGCCGCGAGCAAGGCCGCCCTCAACCACGTGACGAAGCTGCTGGCCGCCGCCCTCGGCCCCCGGGTACGGGTGAACGCCGTAGCGCCGGGGCTGGTCGACACGCCGCTCACCGCCGACTGGACGGCCGCGCAGGAACTGTGGAAGTCGTCGAGCCCGATGGGCCGGGCCGCCCGGCCCGCCGACGTGGCGGATCTGATCGCCATGCTGGTCGGGCACCCG